In Solanum pennellii chromosome 3, SPENNV200, a single window of DNA contains:
- the LOC114076511 gene encoding uncharacterized protein LOC114076511 — translation MNFFCLVTNVLNIFASSFKRSGLLRKHQAEQLEELLISGEVHTGRGLNQERALQWPGDTHWGSHYKTLDNLIVLFPSVIHVLEFTGCEFPNYTNRLLAKTLVVMKFDFAFLLHLMWKVPMMTNELSSSLQRMYQDIVNATGFLALTKQRLQNMRDNEFESLMDDVSSFCDKHDIAIPEMNSSYFPRNSKRKDLDVTYSHHLHVEIFYVVIDLHLQELQIISML, via the coding sequence atgaattttttttgcttaGTTACTAATGtgttaaatatttttgcatCATCTTTTAAGCGCAGTGGTTTACTTCGGAAGCACCAAGCTGAACAGTTAGAGGAGTTGCTCATATCAGGAGAAGTGCATACCGGGCGAGGATTAAATCAAGAACGTGCACTTCAATGGCCAGGTGATACTCATTGGGGTTCTCATTATAAAACATTAGATAATCTTATTGTTCTATTTCCATCAGTTATTCATGTGCTTGAATTTACTGGATGCGAGTTTCCAAACTATACTAATAGACTTCTTGCTAAAACTCTTGTGGTTATGAAATTTGATTTTGCCTTTCTGCTGCACTTAATGTGGAAAGTTCCTATGATGACAAATGAATTGAGCTCCTCATTACAAAGGATGTACCAAGATATTGTCAATGCTACGGGATTTCTTGCTCTTACAAAGCAAAGATTACAAAATATGAGGGATAATGAATTCGAATCATTAATGGATGATGTCTCTTCTTTTTGTGATAAACATGATATAGCCATTCCGGAGATGAATTCTAGCTACTTTCCTAGAAATTCAAAGCGTAAAGATCTTGATGTTACATATTCTCATCATTTGCatgttgaaatattttatgttgttattgatttGCATCTTCAAGAGCTTCAAATCATTTCGATGCTGTGA